One window of the Zygotorulaspora mrakii chromosome 6, complete sequence genome contains the following:
- the GAL4 gene encoding galactose-responsive transcription factor GAL4: MKKWDNMDRACDSCRLKKLKCSKTRPKCAKCLKNGWECCYSPKTRRSPLTRVHLTEVESRLDGLEQLFYELFPGVDLEKNLKGGGATKKLKELSQRITLVNEDGEELFNEFEASTVIPYFDSSAQEQKWIMDSNSGGKSIPPDSLPKDPLLGFDWNERKNTLTGNDGAGFLNTEANNRGYYGQGSSSASLKSVGFDMTLFSSQSPSYSPASISDPSLLGSTHAIAKFIESYFINFHPYCPLVNHDRFMRQHNASPDQMEPRLFNQWQVLFNIVLAIGAWGIAGESTDIDLFYYNNAKSHLSRIAFEVGSLRLVISFYLLSRYTEWRQKPNSSYAYHGQALRMAISLGLHKELSPTVNNTGVKEQRRRIWCCLYLQEYHLALVQGRPLSYLFSRDEMSISYPSSMNDNEHWTTEPSIYLGCVGRARMLDQFSKLWYGKNKQSRNAINCLKLCDSLETTFKEMPKFMQADISSLVLSSFLQEYPWLSYMRYSLSWQHLWLRIYALRELSVNSEANSEGENNNTTYQRCRILLVDAAQKTIASITNFINNNSLTPFFAWNCTFYLFNAALVPLTSLITQPSSNERHRWIFQLKSVVKALEILSTYKISSCKRYIQTIDQLCGSMLLVSPDDMSQTSELIDTPLSDRSATTGF, translated from the coding sequence atgaaaaaatgggaTAATATGGATAGAGCTTGTGATTCATGTCGCTTAAAGAAACTGAAATGCTCAAAGACCAGACCAAAATGTGCTAAGtgcttgaaaaatggatggGAGTGCTGTTATTCACCTAAAACCAGAAGATCCCCACTAACAAGAGTACATCTCACTGAAGTAGAATCACGTTTGGACGGATTAGAACAGTTATTTTACGAACTATTTCCAGGGGTTGATTTGGAGAAAAACCTAAAGGGTGGTGGAGCGACGAAGAAGCTTAAAGAGTTATCGCAAAGGATCACTTTAGTTAACGAAGATGGGGAGgaacttttcaatgaatttgaagctTCAACTGTCATACCATATTTTGATTCATCAGCACAAGAGCAAAAATGGATTATGGACAGCAATAGCGGAGGTAAAAGTATACCACCTGATAGTTTACCTAAAGATCCACTATTAGGATTCGATTGGAatgaaaggaaaaacaCTCTAACTGGAAATGATGGGGCAGGATTTTTAAATACAGAGGCCAACAATAGAGGCTACTACGGTCAAGGGTCTTCCAGCGCAAGTTTGAAATCTGTGGGATTCGATATGACACTTTTTTCCTCACAATCTCCCAGTTATTCTCCTGCATCGATTTCTGATCCTTCTCTTCTAGGCTCTACTCATGCTATTGCAAAATTCATCGAAAGctattttatcaattttcatCCTTATTGTCCTTTGGTGAATCACGATAGGTTTATGAGGCAACACAATGCATCCCCAGATCAAATGGAACCACGGCTATTCAATCAGTGGCAGgtacttttcaatattgtcCTCGCTATTGGTGCATGGGGAATTGCAGGCGAATCCACTGATATTGATCTGTTTTACTACAATAATGCAAAATCACATCTCTCTCGAATAGCATTTGAAGTAGGTTCACTTCGATTAGTCATATCCTTTTATCTGCTCTCTAGGTACACTGAATGGAGACAGAAACCAAATAGTAGCTATGCGTATCATGGGCAAGCCTTAAGGATGGCGATATCACTAGGTCTTCACAAGGAGTTATCTCCCACTGTCAACAATACAGGAGTTAAGGAACAACGACGTAGAATATGGTGTTGCCTATACTTACAAGAATATCACCTTGCATTGGTACAGGGGAGGCCATTGTCATATCTGTTTTCcagagatgagatgagtaTATCGTATCCATCGTCTATGAATGACAACGAACATTGGACCACAGAACCATCGATATATCTCGGTTGTGTTGGAAGAGCAAGAATGCTTGACCAATTCAGCAAACTGTGGTATGGCAAGAACAAACAATCAAGAAACGCAATCAACTGTTTGAAACTTTGCGATTCGCTGGAGACtactttcaaagagatgcCCAAATTCATGCAAGCAGATATTTCATCACTAGTGCTCTCAAGTTTTTTACAAGAATATCCTTGGCTGTCATATATGCGGTACTCATTGAGTTGGCAACACCTCTGGCTGAGGATCTACGCCTTGAGGGAGCTTTCGGTAAACTCTGAAGCAAATTCAGAGGGAGAGAATAACAACACAACCTATCAAAGATGTCGCATCCTGTTGGTCGATGCTGCCCAAAAGACCATAGCCAGCATAACAAacttcatcaacaacaactcGTTGACGCCATTTTTCGCATGGAACTGCACATTTTATTTATTCAATGCCGCCTTGGTACCATTGACCAGTCTAATCACCCAGCCTTCCTCCAACGAGAGACACAGATGGATCTTCCAGCTGAAAAGTGTTGTCAAGGCCTTGGAAATTTTGAGCACCTACAAAATATCGTCTTGCAAGAGATACATTCAGACGATAGATCAGCTTTGCGGATCCATGCTACTAGTAAGTCCCGATGACATGTCACAGACCAGCGAACTAATCGATACGCCGTTGTCGGACCGAAGTGCAACGACAGGTTTTTAG
- the GAL10 gene encoding bifunctional UDP-glucose 4-epimerase/aldose 1-epimerase (similar to Saccharomyces cerevisiae GAL10 (YBR019C); ancestral locus Anc_3.218) — protein sequence MTQSEKTSKKYVLVTGGAGYIGSHTVAELIENGYECVVVDNLCNSSYESVARLQLLTDHYIPFCEVDLCDREGLAKVFEEYNIDSVIHFAGLKAVGESTQIPLRYFHNNILGTLVLLELMEQYNVSKLVFSSSATVYGDATRFPNMIPIPEECPLGPTNPYGHTKFTIEKILNDLYLSNKSMWKFAILRYFNPIGAHPSGLIGEDPLGIPNNLLPYMAQVAVGRREKLYVFGDDYETRDGTPIRDYIHVVDLAKGHIAALKYLDHNASEGICREWNLGSGTGSTVFEVHRAFCNASGKDIPYEVTGRRAGDVVNLTAKPDRAERELKWHTELDVGMACSDLWKWATGNPYGYQLKGVEAKFGEEVNDYESRFITIGSGRRFEATLANVGATLVDLKVDGQSVVLGYPEGKDYYCKDTCYVGATIGRYANRIAKGTFSLEDGVHKLTVNNAGNSNHSSVSSFHLKKFMGPLVRCPSEDVFTAEFLLLDDHSETNEFPGDLHVSVKYTLNVAEKTLDIGYQAQLLNGESTPINMTNHTYFNLNKVHNEDSFRGTEIKAVSNKSVDVDSTGIPTGKIVDREIATFNSVKPTVLRKDGPAYDYAFIVEENKNLKGTDSTRDNELVSVVTATNPESGISIEVLTTEPSFQLYTGDFLCAGFAPRSGFAVEPGRYVDAVNQKEWKDTVILKRGEVYGSRIQYKFKE from the coding sequence GGTTGCAACTGCTTACAGACCACTACATTCCATTTTGCGAGGTTGATCTTTGCGACCGCGAGGGTCTCGCAAAGGTGTTTGAAGAGTACAATATCGACTCCGTGATCCACTTTGCCGGTTTGAAGGCGGTTGGTGAGTCGACGCAGATCCCTTTGAGATATTTCCACAACAATATTCTCGGAACGCTGGTTCTGCTGGAGTTGATGGAGCAGTACAATGTGTCGAAATTGGTGTTTTCATCTTCGGCCACGGTGTACGGTGATGCCACCAGATTCCCTAACATGATTCCCATCCCTGAAGAGTGTCCATTGGGCCCAACCAACCCATACGGTCACACCAAATTTACGATCGAGAAGATCCTGAACGATCTGTACTTGAGTAACAAGAGCATGTGGAAGTTTGCTATTCTACGTTACTTCAACCCTATCGGTGCGCATCCTTCGGGACTCATCGGAGAGGATCCCCTGGGCATTCCAAATAATCTGTTGCCATACATGGCTCAGGTCGCTGTTGGGAGACGTGAAAAGTTATATGTGTTTGGCGATGACTACGAAACGAGGGATGGCACTCCAATTAGGGACTACATCCATGTGGTTGACCTGGCCAAAGGTCATATTGCCGCCCTAAAGTACTTGGACCACAATGCAAGCGAAGGTATATGTCGTGAGTGGAATTTGGGTTCCGGTACAGGTTCGACAGTTTTTGAGGTTCACCGTGCCTTCTGCAACGCTTCCGGTAAGGACATCCCTTACGAGGTCACCGGCAGAAGGGCAGGTGATGTTGTCAATTTGACTGCAAAACCCGATCGAGCAGAGAGGGAGCTGAAATGGCACACGGAGTTGGATGTTGGTATGGCTTGTTCAGATCTTTGGAAATGGGCCACGGGGAACCCATACGGGTACCAATTAAAGGGAGTTGAAGCAAAATTCGGTGAAGAAGTGAATGACTATGAAAGTCGTTTCATCACAATTGGCTCTGGCCGCAGGTTTGAAGCTACTCTGGCCAATGTTGGTGCTACTTTAGTCGATTTGAAGGTTGATGGACAATCAGTTGTGTTGGGATACCCAGAAGGCAAGGATTATTACTGCAAGGATACATGTTATGTTGGTGCCACAATTGGACGTTACGCAAACCGTATTGCTAAAGGTACATTCTCATTGGAAGATGGCGTTCATAAATTGACTGTTAATAATGCAGGAAACTCAAATCATAGCAGTGTTAGTTCGttccatttgaaaaagttcatGGGTCCATTGGTCAGATGTCCTTCAGAGGATGTCTTCACTGctgaatttcttttgttggATGATCATTCTGAGACCAATGAGTTCCCAGGTGATTTGCATGTTTCTGTGAAATACACTTTGAATGTCGCTGAAAAGACTTTGGATATCGGTTATCAAGCACAGTTGCTGAACGGTGAATCCACACCTATCAACATGACGAATCATACTTATTTCAACCTAAACAAGGTGCACAATGAGGATTCATTCCGCGGTACGGAAATCAAAGCAGTCTCCAATAAATCCGTTGATGTTGATTCTACTGGTATTCCAACTGgtaaaattgttgatagaGAAATTGCTACTTTCAACTCAGTCAAACCAACAGTTCTACGCAAGGATGGTCCAGCATATGATTATGCTTTTATTGTCgaagaaaataagaatttgaaaggtaCAGATTCTACACGCGATAATGAACTGGTTTCTGTTGTTACAGCTACGAACCCAGAGTCAGGTATTTCTATAGAAGTTTTGACAACAGAACCAAGCTTCCAATTGTACACAGGGGATTTCTTATGTGCTGGTTTCGCTCCAAGATCTGGTTTTGCTGTTGAGCCAGGTAGATATGTTGATGCCGTTAACCAAAAAGAATGGAAAGATACCGTTATTTTGAAACGCGGCGAAGTTTACGGTTCGAGAATTCAAtacaaattcaaagaatag